The genomic region CGACCCGCTCAATGCGGCTGCGGGGTCCCCGGACAGTCACTGTTTCCGGCTCCACGGTATAGTTCTCTACGCTGTAATCGGTGGGGAGTCCCAGCAACCCCACATAAACAGCATAATCATTTGCCAGCATTCTTTCGGTGGTGATATTAACCCACCTGGGGGTAACACTGACCAGTTCCGCACCTTTAGGGAGACTAACTTCGACCGCATAGGTCCCCTCTCCCTCAATGGCGCTGCTTAAATCCACAACCGCTCGTGCCGTCTCTTCCACGCGGCTGATAGCAGTGTTAGTACCGCGAATCACAATCCGCACAGGGCCTGGCTGCCCCAGGAGAGCATAATCTGCAGGCAGACCGATTACTTCCGGCTGCAGGGTGACTGCGCGCTCGTTGGTAAGCAGGCGACCGTGTCCGCCCGCAAAAAACCACAGAATAATCGCTAGGAATAAAGCCAAGAACCGATAGTGAAGATCCTCATCCTGAAGAATCTGCCGCAGCCGCTTCAGAAACGCATTTAACCGCTGCTGCCATCTCATCGCCAAATCCTCCTCAAGCTCGGCTGCTCATCTTTATGCAGGTAGGCCTGGAGCTGCTCCCGCAATCTGCTTTCTGTTAGGTACCGGCGCAGTCTTCCTCCCACCGCTAGCGAAACAGCTCCTGTCTCCTCTGAAACCACTACCACTAAAGCATCTGACTGCTCCGATATCCCCACCGCGGCTCGGTGGCGCGTACCCAGCTGTGAATCAAGTCTGGTTTCAGTTAGCGGCAGAAAACAAGCAGCTGCCTGAATTCTTTTCCCGCGAAGCACAGCTGCGCCATCATGGAGGGGCGAATTTGGCTCAAAAATATTGGTCAGCAGCTGCTCTGTTAAAACCGCATCCAATTCAATGCCGGTGTCAATGTATTCCTGCAGACCTGTTTCCCGTTCGATTACAATCAGTGCTCCAAACCGGCGAGCACCAAGCTTAACTGCAGTCTGAACAATCGTCTCGATGAAGCGATCGATTTCTTCTGCTTCGGATAAACTGGTTTTGGTAAATAAACGCCCCTGCCCTAACTGCTCCAGTGTCCGCCGCAGTTCAGGGTAAAAAACAATGGGCAGAGCAACAAAGACAGTAGTGGTTGCCTGTTCCAGCAGCCAGTTCACAGTTCTGAGCGAAAACGCCTGGGCTGCAACTCCCGCAGCCACAATTACCGCCAGCCCTTTAATCAAAGTCATTGCCCGGGTGCCGCGGATCGCATGAATCAGTTTGTAAATCACAAATGCAACCAGCAGTATATCTATGGCATCTAAGATTGTGAACCTCACATAACTAACTCCTTTTTGCTGAGATGTACGCTATGGCCTCAGCCAGGGTTTGTCCATCCTGCAGGATGAAGGTGTCCATCCCTACCTCAGCTGCTGGACCGTCATTCTCCGGATCATCGCCAATCATTAAGCAGTCCCGAGGATCAACGCCGATTTTCTCACTGATTTCCAAATAATAATTCGGATTAGGCTTGCAGTAATGCATGATTTCTCCGTGGGTGATCAGCGCATAAGGGAAGTCATCAACCCCGGCCCAGCGCAGCCGCTCGGCAATCGGTTCAAAAGGAAACACCGGGTTTGTCGCTATCACTACTTTATTAGTATAAGCAAACGCTGTTTTAACAACCTTCTCCGCGAGGGGATGCTTTTTGGCTAAATACTTAAGCCGCGGAAACTCCTCTATATAATATCGATCA from Bacillota bacterium harbors:
- a CDS encoding TIGR00159 family protein; the protein is MRFTILDAIDILLVAFVIYKLIHAIRGTRAMTLIKGLAVIVAAGVAAQAFSLRTVNWLLEQATTTVFVALPIVFYPELRRTLEQLGQGRLFTKTSLSEAEEIDRFIETIVQTAVKLGARRFGALIVIERETGLQEYIDTGIELDAVLTEQLLTNIFEPNSPLHDGAAVLRGKRIQAAACFLPLTETRLDSQLGTRHRAAVGISEQSDALVVVVSEETGAVSLAVGGRLRRYLTESRLREQLQAYLHKDEQPSLRRIWR
- a CDS encoding HAD family hydrolase, whose translation is MKAVLFDLDGTLLETSFDTLLEAYFKGVSASFAEWLPQDEFVRHLMASTYAMINSSDPTRTNIEVFADEFFPRTNLDPSLMALFDRYYIEEFPRLKYLAKKHPLAEKVVKTAFAYTNKVVIATNPVFPFEPIAERLRWAGVDDFPYALITHGEIMHYCKPNPNYYLEISEKIGVDPRDCLMIGDDPENDGPAAEVGMDTFILQDGQTLAEAIAYISAKRS